In a genomic window of Streptomyces koelreuteriae:
- a CDS encoding AzlC family ABC transporter permease, which yields MVDRTALRDTGTGGKADRAVVRDALGVGVAVGLSGFAFGVTSAGSGLTLLQTCALSLLVFTGASQFALVGALAAGGSPFTAAAGAFFLGVRNAFYGLRLSQLLALPRAVRPFAAQWVIDETAAVALAQPTRRTARIGFFATGLTLYVLWNLTTLLGALGAEAIGDTDAWGLDAAGPAVFLALLAPMLRTGTERAVAGLAVLLGLGLLPVLPAGVPVLLAALAAPVVLWADGRRNRQEGGA from the coding sequence GTGGTGGATCGGACAGCTCTCAGAGATACAGGGACCGGTGGGAAAGCCGACCGGGCCGTCGTACGGGACGCACTGGGCGTCGGGGTGGCCGTCGGGCTGTCCGGGTTCGCCTTCGGAGTGACGTCGGCCGGCAGCGGACTCACGCTGCTGCAGACGTGTGCGCTCAGCCTTCTGGTGTTCACCGGGGCGTCCCAGTTCGCCCTGGTGGGCGCGCTCGCGGCAGGAGGCAGCCCGTTCACGGCGGCTGCCGGGGCCTTCTTCCTGGGCGTGCGGAACGCCTTCTACGGCCTGCGGCTGTCGCAGTTGCTGGCCCTCCCGCGCGCGGTGCGGCCGTTCGCCGCCCAGTGGGTGATCGACGAGACGGCCGCCGTCGCACTGGCGCAGCCCACGCGGCGTACCGCGCGGATCGGGTTCTTCGCGACCGGGCTGACCCTGTACGTCCTGTGGAACCTCACCACGCTGCTCGGTGCCCTGGGCGCCGAGGCCATCGGGGACACCGACGCTTGGGGGCTCGACGCAGCGGGACCGGCGGTCTTCCTGGCCCTGCTCGCGCCGATGCTTCGGACCGGCACCGAGCGGGCCGTCGCCGGGCTGGCCGTGCTGCTCGGGCTCGGACTGCTGCCCGTGCTGCCCGCCGGGGTCCCGGTGCTGCTGGCCGCGCTGGCGGCGCCGGTCGTCCTCTGGGCGGACGGCCGGCGCAACCGGCAGGAGGGCGGGGCGTGA
- a CDS encoding cupin domain-containing protein: MSVSPSASPSPVSTPVTSASSGPTQADLFDFVRRTAADTELIDSLPLDPEGRTWVRLEGPGGSEAWLIGWPPGSGTGWHDHAESVGAFLTASGELKENSLTARLPADGWKTLELSDGVDRERRLSSGQGRAFGRHHVHEVLNESPEQHAISVHAYYPPLPQIRRYSRSGPILRLEQVERPEDWQ, encoded by the coding sequence GTGTCTGTATCCCCCTCCGCATCCCCTTCCCCTGTCTCCACGCCCGTCACCTCCGCTTCTTCCGGGCCCACCCAGGCCGACCTCTTCGACTTCGTCCGGCGTACGGCCGCCGACACCGAGCTGATCGACTCCCTGCCGCTCGACCCGGAAGGCCGTACCTGGGTACGGCTGGAGGGGCCCGGCGGCAGCGAGGCCTGGCTGATCGGCTGGCCGCCCGGCTCGGGCACCGGCTGGCACGACCACGCCGAGTCCGTCGGCGCCTTTCTGACCGCGTCGGGCGAGCTCAAGGAGAACTCGCTCACCGCGCGACTGCCCGCCGACGGCTGGAAGACCCTGGAGCTCTCCGACGGTGTGGACCGGGAACGCCGGCTGTCGTCCGGCCAGGGCCGCGCCTTCGGCCGGCACCACGTCCACGAGGTGCTCAACGAGTCCCCCGAGCAGCACGCGATCTCCGTCCACGCCTACTACCCGCCCCTGCCGCAGATCCGCCGCTACAGCCGCAGCGGGCCGATCCTCCGGCTCGAGCAGGTGGAGCGTCCGGAGGACTGGCAGTGA
- a CDS encoding glutamate ABC transporter substrate-binding protein: MKLRKVTAASATVFALALTATACGGDNSTGGDSGSGGGKTITVGIKFDQPGLGQKTPQGYAGFDVDVATYVAKKLGYDADQIEWKEAKSADRETMLQRGDVDFIAATYSITPERQEKVDFAGPYLLAHQDVLVRADDNKIKSPKDLNNAKLCSVTGSTSAQNVKDKLAPKAQLQPYPTYSACLPGLQNGAVDALTTDDSILAGYAAQSQFKGKFKLGGFKLTNENYGIGVKKGSDLKADINKALEAMVADKAWQEAVDKNLGPANYKNEPAPKIGEIKS, translated from the coding sequence ATGAAGCTCCGCAAGGTCACCGCCGCCTCGGCCACCGTGTTCGCCCTCGCCCTCACCGCCACCGCGTGCGGCGGCGACAACAGCACGGGCGGCGACTCCGGCTCCGGTGGTGGCAAGACGATCACCGTCGGCATCAAGTTCGACCAGCCCGGCCTCGGCCAGAAGACGCCGCAGGGTTACGCCGGCTTCGACGTCGACGTCGCCACGTACGTCGCGAAGAAGCTCGGTTACGACGCGGACCAGATCGAGTGGAAGGAAGCGAAGAGCGCCGACCGCGAGACCATGCTGCAGCGTGGTGACGTCGACTTCATCGCCGCGACCTACTCGATCACCCCGGAGCGCCAGGAGAAGGTCGACTTCGCCGGTCCTTACCTGCTGGCTCACCAGGATGTGCTGGTCCGCGCCGACGACAACAAGATCAAGTCGCCGAAGGACCTGAACAACGCCAAGCTCTGCTCGGTGACCGGCTCCACCTCCGCGCAGAACGTGAAGGACAAGCTGGCGCCGAAGGCCCAGCTGCAGCCGTACCCGACGTACTCCGCCTGTCTGCCCGGTCTGCAGAACGGTGCCGTCGACGCGCTGACCACCGACGACTCCATCCTCGCCGGTTACGCCGCCCAGTCCCAGTTCAAGGGCAAGTTCAAGCTCGGCGGCTTCAAGCTGACCAACGAGAACTACGGCATCGGCGTCAAGAAGGGCAGCGACCTCAAGGCCGACATCAACAAGGCCCTCGAGGCCATGGTCGCCGACAAGGCCTGGCAGGAGGCCGTGGACAAGAACCTCGGCCCGGCCAACTACAAGAACGAGCCCGCGCCGAAGATCGGCGAAATCAAGAGCTGA
- a CDS encoding AzlD domain-containing protein, whose amino-acid sequence MNVWIAIGVTVLGCYAVKLAGLLVPAGALERPVVKRLAALLPVALLAALTAQQTFADGQTLVLDARAAGLGAAAVALMLRAPFLLVVAAAVVVTAGVRAMGAG is encoded by the coding sequence GTGAACGTCTGGATCGCCATCGGTGTGACCGTCCTCGGGTGCTACGCCGTCAAGCTGGCCGGGCTGCTGGTGCCGGCCGGAGCCCTGGAGCGGCCCGTCGTCAAGCGGCTGGCGGCCTTGCTGCCCGTCGCGCTGCTCGCGGCCCTCACGGCCCAGCAGACCTTCGCCGACGGGCAGACGCTGGTGCTGGACGCGCGGGCCGCCGGGCTCGGAGCCGCCGCCGTGGCGCTGATGCTGCGCGCCCCGTTCCTGCTCGTCGTCGCGGCGGCCGTGGTGGTGACCGCGGGGGTGCGGGCCATGGGGGCGGGATGA
- a CDS encoding amino acid ABC transporter ATP-binding protein, with protein MTEVSVAKEDVAATGELVVLKSVNKHFGALHVLQDIDLTIARGEVVVVIGPSGSGKSTLCRTINRLETTDSGSITIDGKPLPHEGKELAKLRADVGMVFQSFNLFAHKTVLENVMLGQIKVRKKDKKAAEERARALLDRVGVGAQAEKYPAQLSGGQQQRVAIARALAMEPKVMLFDEPTSALDPEMINEVLEVMQQLARDGMTMIVVTHEMGFARSAANRVVFMADGRIVEEAAPDQFFSNPRSDRAKDFLSKILHH; from the coding sequence ATGACCGAAGTATCGGTGGCCAAGGAAGATGTGGCCGCGACCGGCGAACTGGTCGTCCTGAAGAGCGTCAACAAGCACTTCGGCGCGTTGCACGTACTCCAGGACATCGACCTGACGATCGCCCGCGGCGAAGTCGTCGTGGTCATCGGACCCTCCGGGTCCGGTAAGTCCACCCTGTGCCGCACCATCAACCGCCTGGAGACGACCGACTCCGGCTCGATCACGATCGACGGCAAGCCGCTGCCCCACGAGGGCAAGGAGCTGGCCAAGCTCCGGGCCGACGTCGGAATGGTCTTCCAGTCCTTCAACCTCTTCGCGCACAAGACCGTGCTCGAGAACGTGATGCTCGGCCAGATCAAGGTCCGCAAGAAGGACAAGAAGGCGGCCGAGGAGCGGGCTCGGGCCCTACTCGACCGGGTCGGCGTCGGCGCACAGGCCGAGAAGTACCCCGCACAGCTCTCCGGCGGCCAGCAGCAGCGCGTCGCGATCGCGCGGGCGCTGGCCATGGAGCCGAAGGTCATGCTCTTCGACGAGCCGACCTCCGCGCTCGACCCCGAGATGATCAACGAGGTGCTGGAGGTCATGCAGCAGCTCGCCCGCGACGGCATGACCATGATCGTCGTTACCCATGAGATGGGCTTCGCACGATCGGCCGCCAACCGCGTGGTGTTCATGGCGGACGGCCGCATCGTCGAGGAGGCTGCGCCCGACCAGTTCTTCAGCAATCCGCGCAGTGACCGTGCCAAGGACTTCCTGTCGAAGATCCTCCACCACTGA
- a CDS encoding DUF3046 domain-containing protein yields MRLTVFWQRMAEHFGSGYADTFARDHVMTELGGRTVHEALASGWDAKDVWQVVCSVMDVPRERR; encoded by the coding sequence ATGCGGTTGACGGTTTTCTGGCAGCGGATGGCGGAGCACTTCGGTTCCGGCTACGCCGACACCTTCGCGCGCGATCACGTGATGACGGAGCTCGGCGGGCGCACCGTGCACGAGGCGCTGGCCTCCGGCTGGGACGCCAAGGACGTCTGGCAGGTGGTCTGCTCGGTGATGGACGTGCCCCGGGAGCGGCGCTGA
- a CDS encoding rhodanese-like domain-containing protein, whose amino-acid sequence MHEPASGSGSGSGSGDVQPPVGIDELLERVRAGYERIEPQQAYEAAEAGDALLVDIRYAALRERDGLIPGALVVERNELEWRLDPQGSHRAAEATSHSLRVVVICNEGYASSLAAQSLHQLGLHRATDLVGGFQAWRASGLPVV is encoded by the coding sequence ATACACGAGCCGGCGAGCGGCAGCGGCAGCGGCAGCGGCAGCGGCGACGTCCAACCTCCCGTCGGCATCGACGAGTTGCTGGAGCGCGTACGCGCGGGCTACGAGCGGATCGAGCCACAGCAGGCGTACGAGGCCGCCGAGGCGGGTGACGCGCTGCTGGTGGACATCCGCTACGCGGCGCTGCGCGAGCGCGACGGCCTCATCCCCGGCGCGCTCGTCGTCGAGCGCAACGAGCTGGAGTGGCGTCTGGACCCGCAGGGCAGCCACCGAGCCGCCGAGGCCACGAGCCACTCCCTGCGCGTCGTCGTGATCTGCAACGAGGGCTACGCCTCCAGCCTGGCGGCCCAGTCCCTGCACCAGCTGGGCCTGCACCGGGCCACCGACCTGGTCGGTGGCTTCCAGGCGTGGAGGGCGTCGGGGCTTCCGGTCGTGTGA
- a CDS encoding AI-2E family transporter, producing the protein MAPIDENGQAARQSSPFGTTPPAEPPAAGGTTGPNGRMPRWLPRAMVLALALVAAFQLGSWAFHQVTGLLINILIAFFLALAIEPAVGWMASRGIRRGLAAFIVFIGVVIVSAGFVTLLGSILADQIIKMIEGFPEYLDSVINWINTHFRTDLKRVDIQEGVLRSDWLRNYVQNSATGVLDVSAQVLGGLFQLLTIGLFSFYFAADGPRLRRALCSVLPPARQAEVLRAWEIAVIKTGGYIYSRGLMALISGAAHFVLLQILGVPYAPVLAVWVGLVSQFIPTIGTYLAGALPMLIAFTVDPWYALWVLIFVVVYQQFENYVLQPKLTSKTVDIHPAVAFGSVIAGTALLGAVGALIAIPAIATLQAFLGAYVKRYDVTDDPRVHGHRWRGEGPGLIARTRRLWARRPGAEDPGRPEKP; encoded by the coding sequence GTGGCACCCATTGACGAGAACGGGCAGGCAGCCCGGCAGTCCTCCCCGTTCGGTACGACACCGCCGGCCGAGCCCCCCGCCGCCGGCGGAACCACCGGGCCGAACGGCCGCATGCCGCGCTGGCTGCCGCGGGCCATGGTGCTGGCGCTCGCCCTCGTCGCCGCGTTCCAGCTGGGCAGCTGGGCCTTCCATCAGGTCACCGGCCTGCTGATCAACATCCTCATCGCGTTCTTCCTGGCACTCGCCATCGAACCGGCGGTGGGCTGGATGGCCTCGCGCGGCATCCGCAGAGGCCTGGCCGCGTTCATCGTCTTCATCGGCGTGGTGATCGTGTCGGCGGGCTTCGTCACGCTGCTCGGCTCCATCCTCGCGGACCAGATCATCAAGATGATCGAGGGCTTCCCGGAGTATCTCGACTCCGTCATCAACTGGATCAACACACACTTCAGGACCGACCTGAAGCGCGTGGACATCCAGGAGGGCGTGCTCCGCTCCGACTGGCTGCGCAACTACGTGCAGAACAGCGCCACGGGCGTCCTGGACGTGTCCGCCCAGGTCCTCGGCGGTCTCTTCCAGCTACTGACGATCGGGCTGTTCTCGTTCTACTTCGCCGCGGACGGCCCGCGTCTGCGCCGCGCGCTCTGCTCCGTGCTGCCGCCCGCGCGGCAGGCCGAGGTGCTGCGCGCCTGGGAGATCGCCGTGATCAAGACCGGCGGCTACATCTACTCGCGCGGCCTGATGGCGCTGATCTCCGGCGCCGCGCACTTCGTCCTGCTGCAGATACTGGGCGTGCCCTACGCGCCCGTGCTCGCGGTGTGGGTGGGCCTGGTGTCGCAGTTCATCCCCACGATCGGCACGTATCTCGCGGGCGCCCTGCCCATGCTGATCGCGTTCACGGTGGATCCCTGGTACGCGCTGTGGGTGCTGATCTTCGTCGTGGTCTACCAGCAGTTCGAGAACTACGTGCTGCAGCCCAAGCTGACCTCGAAGACCGTCGACATCCACCCCGCGGTCGCCTTCGGCTCGGTCATCGCGGGCACCGCGCTCCTCGGCGCCGTCGGCGCGCTGATCGCCATCCCCGCCATCGCCACGCTCCAGGCCTTCCTGGGGGCGTACGTGAAGCGCTACGACGTCACGGACGACCCGCGCGTGCACGGCCATCGGTGGCGGGGTGAGGGGCCGGGCCTGATAGCGCGCACGAGGCGGCTGTGGGCACGGCGGCCGGGCGCGGAGGACCCGGGGCGACCGGAGAAACCCTGA
- the recX gene encoding recombination regulator RecX, giving the protein MTRRTDWAEYEYAASGAPWGRGTGDDAGSAVDGDGEYGSDGSYSDGPHGEDEGPYGGGSQGSDSPGTGSRGGGSRRVGSRGDRSRGDGSRDDGARRGRGRRRQGFGEVITEDGGSPSSSRAEQGEPPGDPVEQARAICLRLLTGTPRTRKQLADALRKRQIPDDAAEEVLSRLEEVGLINDSAFADAWVESRHHGRGLARRALARELRTKGVDSTLIDEAVSQLEPEQEEETARELVARKLRSTRGLDRDKRLRRLAGMLARKGYSEGMALRVVRQALEEEGEDADFLGEEQF; this is encoded by the coding sequence GTGACACGACGAACCGACTGGGCGGAGTACGAGTACGCCGCCTCCGGTGCCCCGTGGGGGAGGGGCACCGGGGACGACGCGGGCTCGGCCGTGGACGGTGACGGCGAGTACGGGAGCGACGGGTCGTACTCCGACGGGCCGCACGGGGAGGACGAGGGGCCGTACGGGGGCGGCTCCCAGGGCAGCGACTCACCCGGTACGGGCTCACGCGGAGGCGGCTCCCGCAGGGTCGGCTCACGCGGGGACAGATCACGCGGGGACGGCTCGCGGGACGACGGGGCGCGTCGTGGGCGTGGGCGTCGCCGGCAGGGCTTCGGTGAGGTGATTACCGAAGACGGAGGTTCCCCCTCCTCGTCGAGGGCCGAGCAGGGGGAGCCTCCTGGGGACCCGGTCGAGCAGGCTCGGGCGATCTGCCTGCGTCTGCTCACCGGGACCCCGCGGACCCGCAAGCAACTCGCCGACGCCCTGCGCAAGCGGCAGATCCCGGACGATGCCGCCGAGGAGGTGCTGTCGAGGCTGGAAGAGGTCGGCCTCATCAATGACAGCGCCTTCGCGGACGCCTGGGTGGAGTCCCGCCACCACGGACGGGGGCTGGCGCGGCGTGCGCTCGCCCGTGAGCTGCGGACCAAGGGCGTCGACTCCACGCTGATCGACGAGGCCGTCTCCCAGCTCGAGCCCGAGCAGGAAGAGGAGACCGCGCGTGAACTCGTCGCGCGCAAGCTCCGCTCCACCCGGGGGCTGGACCGCGACAAGCGACTCCGCCGCCTCGCGGGCATGCTCGCCCGCAAGGGCTACTCCGAGGGCATGGCCCTGCGCGTGGTCCGGCAGGCGCTGGAGGAGGAGGGCGAGGACGCGGACTTTCTCGGGGAGGAGCAGTTCTGA
- a CDS encoding FAD-dependent monooxygenase, translating into MDPVIVVGAGPVGLTLALALARQEVPCVVLDEGPGKDEPRASRTVVLHEETTALIERLTGAPLDRIGAHWAGWRSVRRKQVMREVFFDGSEPVPLHIAQHELTGALRAALAGEPLVKIAVESRLDGMEQESSGVTAHTRGPKGTWWRGSYLVGCDGPRSTVRKLQDIRFPGRTAVERHAVAALRTELPWYNEALLHRLPPWRMSGPSAGEVTARPLPDGVWRLDWLLPPGKDLVTPELLLTRIRETLAGWSGGTTPPYELLDTGVHTVHHRLARRWRADRVFLAGDAAHLLGSLGTHGLDEGLRDADNLAWKLALAWHHGPHEALLDSYQTERRAIVAARLRAADQALPLLRGGGGLRSYVPGSARGHDSLLTDGHLGHGQLGAPGAYADSPLAPPPLEGEVPVRTSPGSSVIDVRVTAEDGTFVRLRDRLGRGALLVVLIAPGTGVWERRHWVSAGIMPQLAAAVSALPHHAELLVAESYPGAAAHTVLLVRPDGHLVSALGGVRPADLYTAAEAAMGGPVKVQAEAGASAGSR; encoded by the coding sequence GTGGACCCGGTGATCGTCGTCGGAGCGGGGCCCGTCGGGCTCACGCTCGCCCTGGCCCTGGCGCGTCAGGAGGTGCCCTGCGTGGTCCTCGACGAAGGGCCGGGCAAGGACGAACCCCGTGCGTCGCGCACCGTGGTCCTCCACGAGGAGACCACCGCACTCATCGAACGGCTGACCGGTGCCCCCTTGGACCGCATCGGCGCCCACTGGGCCGGATGGCGGTCGGTGCGGCGCAAGCAGGTGATGCGCGAGGTCTTTTTCGACGGCAGCGAGCCCGTCCCCCTGCACATCGCCCAGCACGAGCTGACCGGCGCCCTGCGCGCGGCCCTCGCGGGCGAACCGCTCGTCAAGATCGCGGTGGAGAGCCGGCTCGACGGCATGGAGCAGGAGTCCTCGGGCGTCACGGCCCACACCCGCGGTCCCAAGGGCACATGGTGGCGCGGCAGTTACCTGGTCGGCTGCGACGGCCCCCGCTCGACCGTGCGCAAGCTCCAGGACATCCGCTTCCCCGGACGTACGGCGGTGGAACGTCACGCCGTCGCTGCCCTGCGGACGGAACTGCCCTGGTACAACGAGGCGTTGCTGCACCGCCTGCCGCCGTGGCGCATGTCGGGTCCCTCGGCCGGCGAGGTCACCGCGCGCCCCCTGCCGGACGGCGTCTGGCGTCTGGACTGGCTGCTGCCGCCCGGAAAGGACCTGGTCACACCCGAGCTGCTGCTGACCCGCATCCGGGAGACCCTGGCGGGCTGGTCGGGCGGCACGACCCCGCCGTACGAGCTCCTGGACACCGGTGTGCACACCGTCCACCACCGCCTCGCCCGCCGCTGGCGCGCCGACCGCGTCTTCCTCGCCGGGGACGCGGCGCACCTCCTCGGCTCACTGGGCACGCACGGGCTGGACGAGGGCCTGCGGGACGCCGACAACCTCGCCTGGAAACTGGCCCTGGCCTGGCACCACGGGCCGCACGAGGCGCTGCTCGACAGCTACCAGACCGAACGCCGGGCGATCGTGGCGGCCCGGCTCCGCGCGGCCGACCAGGCCCTACCCCTGCTGCGCGGCGGCGGAGGCCTGCGCTCCTACGTCCCCGGCTCGGCCCGGGGCCACGACTCGCTCCTCACGGACGGCCACTTGGGGCACGGCCAGCTGGGCGCGCCGGGGGCGTACGCCGACTCGCCGCTCGCTCCCCCGCCCCTGGAAGGAGAGGTCCCGGTCCGGACATCGCCCGGCTCGTCGGTCATCGACGTACGGGTCACCGCGGAGGACGGCACCTTCGTACGGCTGCGGGACCGGCTCGGCCGCGGCGCGCTGCTCGTCGTGCTGATCGCCCCGGGCACGGGCGTGTGGGAGCGCAGGCACTGGGTGAGCGCCGGCATCATGCCCCAGCTCGCCGCCGCGGTCTCGGCACTGCCCCACCACGCCGAGCTGCTGGTCGCCGAGAGCTATCCGGGCGCCGCCGCGCACACGGTGCTCCTGGTGCGGCCCGACGGGCATCTGGTGAGCGCGCTGGGCGGGGTGCGCCCGGCTGATCTGTACACGGCGGCCGAGGCCGCGATGGGCGGGCCGGTCAAGGTGCAGGCGGAGGCCGGTGCTTCAGCCGGCTCGCGCTGA
- the recA gene encoding recombinase RecA: MAGTDREKALDAALAQIERQFGKGAVMRMGDRTKEPIEVISTGSTALDVALGVGGLPRGRVVEIYGPESSGKTTLTLHAVANAQKSGGQVAFVDAEHALDPEYAQKLGVDIDNLILSQPDNGEQALEIVDMLVRSGALDLIVIDSVAALVPRAEIEGEMGDSHVGLQARLMSQALRKITSALNQSKTTAIFINQLREKIGVMFGSPETTTGGRALKFYASVRIDIRRIETLKDGTDAVGNRTRCKVVKNKVAPPFKQAEFDILYGQGISREGGLIDMGVEHGFVRKAGAWYTYEGDQLGQGKENARNFLKDNPDLANEIEKKIKEKLGVGVRPEEPAAEPGTDAAVSPAPADAAPAVPAPAAAKTAKSKAAAAKS; the protein is encoded by the coding sequence ATGGCAGGAACCGACCGCGAGAAGGCCCTGGATGCCGCTCTCGCACAGATTGAACGGCAGTTCGGCAAGGGCGCGGTCATGCGCATGGGCGACCGGACGAAGGAGCCCATCGAGGTCATCTCGACCGGGTCGACCGCCCTCGACGTGGCCCTCGGCGTGGGCGGCCTGCCGCGCGGCCGTGTCGTGGAGATCTACGGCCCGGAGTCCTCGGGCAAGACGACCCTGACCCTGCACGCGGTGGCGAACGCGCAGAAGTCCGGCGGCCAGGTCGCCTTCGTCGACGCGGAGCACGCCCTCGACCCCGAGTACGCGCAGAAGCTCGGCGTCGACATCGACAACCTGATCCTGTCCCAGCCGGACAACGGCGAGCAGGCCCTGGAGATCGTGGACATGCTGGTCCGCTCCGGCGCCCTCGACCTCATCGTCATCGACTCCGTCGCCGCGCTCGTCCCGCGCGCGGAGATCGAGGGCGAGATGGGCGACAGCCACGTGGGTCTGCAGGCCCGCCTGATGAGCCAGGCCCTGCGGAAGATCACCAGCGCGCTCAACCAGTCCAAGACCACCGCGATCTTCATCAACCAGCTCCGCGAGAAGATCGGCGTGATGTTCGGCTCCCCGGAGACCACGACCGGTGGCCGGGCGCTGAAGTTCTACGCCTCGGTGCGCATCGACATCCGCCGCATCGAGACCCTGAAGGACGGCACGGACGCGGTCGGCAACCGCACCCGCTGCAAGGTCGTCAAGAACAAGGTCGCGCCGCCCTTCAAGCAGGCCGAGTTCGACATCCTCTACGGCCAGGGCATCAGCCGCGAGGGCGGCCTGATCGACATGGGCGTGGAGCACGGCTTCGTCCGCAAGGCCGGCGCCTGGTACACGTACGAGGGCGACCAGCTCGGCCAGGGCAAGGAGAACGCGCGCAACTTCCTGAAGGACAACCCCGACCTGGCCAACGAGATCGAGAAGAAGATCAAGGAGAAGCTGGGCGTCGGAGTGCGTCCCGAGGAGCCCGCCGCCGAGCCGGGCACGGACGCCGCGGTCTCCCCCGCTCCGGCCGACGCCGCGCCCGCGGTGCCCGCCCCGGCAGCGGCCAAGACCGCCAAGTCCAAGGCCGCCGCAGCCAAGAGCTGA
- a CDS encoding amino acid ABC transporter permease: MSSVLYDAQGPRAKRRNAVLTVVFVAAAAALLWWVFGTLKDKGQLEWALWEPFFSGSEAWSTYIWPGLLNTLKAAALAVIIAMPLGAVLGIARLSDHVWVRIPAAVVVEFFRSIPVLVLMIFGLALFAEYTNVSSDDRPLYAVVTGLVLYNASVLAEIVRAGILALPKGQAEAAQAIGLRKGQLMRLILLPQAVTAMLPAIVSQLVVIVKDTALGGAVLTYSELLSAANTMSGYYGANIIASFTVVAVIFIALNFALTSFASWLERRLRQAKKSTGAVVGANDAQIAGTTGTGAGGI; the protein is encoded by the coding sequence ATGAGCTCCGTTCTGTACGACGCCCAGGGCCCCCGCGCCAAGCGGCGCAACGCCGTCCTCACGGTGGTCTTCGTGGCCGCCGCCGCGGCCCTGCTGTGGTGGGTGTTCGGCACCCTCAAGGACAAGGGCCAGCTGGAATGGGCCCTGTGGGAGCCGTTCTTCTCCGGCAGCGAGGCCTGGTCCACGTACATCTGGCCGGGGCTGCTGAACACGCTGAAGGCCGCCGCCCTCGCGGTGATCATCGCGATGCCGCTCGGCGCGGTGCTCGGCATCGCCCGCCTCTCGGACCACGTGTGGGTCCGGATCCCGGCCGCGGTCGTGGTCGAGTTCTTCCGGTCCATCCCCGTGCTGGTCCTGATGATCTTCGGCCTCGCCCTGTTCGCCGAGTACACCAACGTCAGCTCCGACGACCGTCCGCTCTACGCGGTCGTCACCGGCCTGGTGCTGTACAACGCGTCCGTCCTCGCCGAGATCGTCCGCGCGGGCATCCTGGCCCTGCCCAAGGGCCAGGCCGAGGCGGCGCAGGCGATCGGCCTGCGCAAGGGCCAGCTCATGCGGCTGATCCTGCTGCCGCAGGCGGTCACCGCGATGCTCCCGGCCATCGTGAGCCAGCTCGTCGTCATCGTGAAGGACACCGCGCTCGGCGGCGCCGTCCTCACCTACTCCGAGCTGCTCTCCGCCGCGAACACGATGAGCGGCTACTACGGCGCGAACATCATCGCCAGCTTCACGGTCGTGGCCGTCATCTTCATCGCGCTCAACTTCGCCCTCACGTCCTTCGCGAGCTGGCTCGAGCGCCGGCTGCGGCAGGCCAAGAAGTCGACGGGAGCGGTCGTGGGCGCCAACGACGCACAGATCGCCGGCACCACCGGGACCGGCGCCGGAGGCATCTGA
- a CDS encoding amino acid ABC transporter permease — translation MFDFLEDYDLLGAFWTTVQLAALSAVGSLIWGTMLAAMRVGPVPLMRGFGTAYVNIVRNIPLTVIILFTSLGLNQTLSVSLGADDVETINFRLAVLGLIFYTSSFVCEALRSGINTVPVGQAEAARAIGLSFRQVLGLVVLPQAFRSSVVPLANVLIALIKNTTVAAAIGVAEAAVLMKEMIENEAQLLLIAAIIAFGFVVLTLPTGLILGWVGKKVAVKR, via the coding sequence GTGTTCGACTTTCTTGAGGATTACGACCTGCTGGGAGCCTTCTGGACGACAGTGCAACTCGCTGCGCTGTCCGCCGTCGGCTCTCTCATCTGGGGCACCATGCTGGCCGCCATGCGCGTCGGTCCGGTGCCGCTGATGCGCGGTTTCGGGACCGCGTACGTGAACATCGTGCGGAACATCCCGCTGACCGTCATCATCCTGTTCACGTCGCTGGGCCTGAACCAGACGCTGAGTGTCTCCCTCGGCGCCGATGACGTCGAGACGATCAACTTCCGGCTGGCGGTCCTGGGCCTGATCTTCTACACCTCGTCCTTCGTGTGCGAGGCGCTGCGCTCCGGCATCAACACGGTGCCGGTCGGGCAGGCGGAGGCGGCTCGGGCGATCGGTCTCAGCTTCCGCCAGGTGCTGGGTCTGGTCGTGCTGCCGCAGGCGTTCCGGTCGTCGGTCGTCCCGCTGGCGAACGTGCTGATCGCCCTCATCAAGAACACCACGGTCGCGGCCGCCATCGGTGTCGCCGAGGCGGCGGTACTGATGAAGGAGATGATCGAGAACGAGGCCCAGCTGCTGCTGATCGCGGCGATCATCGCGTTCGGCTTCGTGGTTCTGACGCTGCCGACCGGTCTGATCCTCGGTTGGGTGGGCAAGAAGGTGGCGGTGAAGCGATGA